The Gadus macrocephalus chromosome 13, ASM3116895v1 genome includes a window with the following:
- the ninj1 gene encoding ninjurin-1 isoform X2, producing MASEPLEMNGVADGETEGPSRGGRYARRPINMNTYANKKSAVESMLDVALLMANASQMKAVLTQGPAFTFYTPLIILLSISLILQIVVGILLIFIVKWNLNDTTMHYKLNILENVSTALVFLIVVVNVFVTAFGVHGPVTKE from the exons ATGGCGTCCGAACCTTTGGAGATGAACGGAGTTGctgacggagagacagag GGCCCATCGCGGGGCGGGCGATACGCGCGGCGACCCATAAACATGAACACCTACGCCAACAAGAAGAGTGCGGTGGAAAGCATGCTGGACGTGGCCCTGTTAATGGCCAACGCCTCCCAGATGAAGGCCGTGCTGACACAAGGCCCTGCCTTCACCTTCTACACACCTCTCATTATACTGCTGAGCATCTCGCTCATCCTGCAGATCGTTGTGGGCATTCTACTTATCTTCATCG TGAAATGGAACCTGAATGACACGACCATGCACTACAAGCTCAACATCCTAGAGAACGTCAGCACGGCACTCGTCTTCCTCATCGTCGTCGTCAACGTCTTCGTCACCGCCTTCGGAGTCCATGGACCCGTTACCAAGGAATGA
- the ninj1 gene encoding ninjurin-1 isoform X1 codes for MNTYANKKSAVESMLDVALLMANASQMKAVLTQGPAFTFYTPLIILLSISLILQIVVGILLIFIVKWNLNDTTMHYKLNILENVSTALVFLIVVVNVFVTAFGVHGPVTKE; via the exons ATGAACACCTACGCCAACAAGAAGAGTGCGGTGGAAAGCATGCTGGACGTGGCCCTGTTAATGGCCAACGCCTCCCAGATGAAGGCCGTGCTGACACAAGGCCCTGCCTTCACCTTCTACACACCTCTCATTATACTGCTGAGCATCTCGCTCATCCTGCAGATCGTTGTGGGCATTCTACTTATCTTCATCG TGAAATGGAACCTGAATGACACGACCATGCACTACAAGCTCAACATCCTAGAGAACGTCAGCACGGCACTCGTCTTCCTCATCGTCGTCGTCAACGTCTTCGTCACCGCCTTCGGAGTCCATGGACCCGTTACCAAGGAATGA